One Candidatus Korarchaeum sp. DNA segment encodes these proteins:
- a CDS encoding ABC transporter ATP-binding protein produces the protein MNPLLSIRNLRTYFFTSRGTVRAVDDVSLDVFEGEVLAVVGETGCGKSTLGLSVMRLVPYPGRIIGGEVLYKGKNLLELDEGELRRIRGKEIAIIFQNPSKALNPVYKIGYQIAEMPKYHLGLKMSEAWRIAVDLLRSVRIPDPELKASSYPHSLSGGMKQRSLIAMMISLKPNLLIADEPTTALDVTVQAQIMDLLEDIRKEVGMAMILITHNVGLVAERSDRVAVMYAGKLVEVGPTDGVLEEPLHPYTRGLISSLPTKRRRKERLSSIPGSVPDLINPPKGCRFSPRCPIKLEVCEREEPPAEEVGEGRKVYCFAVR, from the coding sequence ATGAATCCCTTACTCTCGATCAGGAACCTTAGGACCTACTTCTTCACGTCCAGGGGTACGGTGAGGGCGGTGGACGACGTCAGCCTGGACGTATTCGAAGGGGAGGTCTTGGCTGTGGTGGGGGAGACCGGATGTGGCAAATCCACCTTAGGGCTCTCCGTGATGCGCCTGGTCCCCTACCCCGGGAGGATCATAGGGGGAGAGGTGCTTTACAAGGGTAAGAACCTCCTTGAGTTGGACGAGGGTGAGCTGAGGAGGATAAGGGGCAAGGAGATAGCGATTATATTCCAGAATCCATCGAAAGCCCTGAACCCAGTCTACAAAATCGGCTACCAGATCGCTGAGATGCCAAAGTATCACCTGGGGCTAAAGATGAGTGAAGCTTGGAGAATAGCTGTGGACCTGCTCCGAAGCGTCAGAATACCCGATCCTGAGCTCAAGGCCTCGAGCTATCCTCACTCCCTTAGCGGTGGGATGAAACAGAGGTCCCTGATAGCCATGATGATATCGCTCAAGCCGAACTTGCTCATCGCCGATGAACCCACGACGGCCCTTGATGTTACCGTTCAAGCTCAAATAATGGACTTACTTGAGGACATAAGGAAGGAGGTGGGGATGGCCATGATCCTGATAACTCACAACGTGGGGTTGGTGGCTGAGAGGTCCGACAGAGTGGCTGTGATGTACGCCGGCAAGCTGGTCGAGGTCGGGCCCACCGATGGCGTGCTGGAGGAGCCCCTCCACCCCTACACGAGGGGGTTGATATCATCGCTCCCCACCAAGAGGAGGAGGAAGGAGAGATTGTCCTCCATCCCCGGAAGTGTGCCGGACCTGATAAATCCCCCTAAAGGTTGTAGATTCAGCCCTAGATGCCCCATCAAGCTGGAGGTCTGTGAGAGGGAGGAGCCTCCGGCTGAGGAGGTAGGGGAGGGTCGGAAGGTCTATTGCTTCGCCGTGAGGTGA
- a CDS encoding ABC transporter ATP-binding protein, producing MELLRVEDLRKYFPVGGRVFGRPGYLRAVDGVTLSVRRGETLGLVGESGSGKSTLVLTAMKLHEPTGGRIFLDDVDVTEMKEREFKKFRRRLGIVFQDPYSSLNPRSRVGEIIARPMRVHGYEEEEIRRKLREVIEEVGLSIEHLGRYPHQLSGGQQQRVAIARAIVTKPDLVFLDEPTSSLDISVQAQILNLLLELQQHYGMSYVFVTHDLLTVRHVSDRIAVMYAGKLVELARADSIFTEPKHPYTATLILSLPVPDPAMRSQKEALIRRGVRISGEPPNLLRPPEGCRFHPRCPFAIDKCKKEEPELIRFDDHLVACHRAEELLLTA from the coding sequence GTGGAGCTCCTGAGGGTAGAGGACCTTAGGAAGTACTTCCCGGTTGGAGGTAGAGTCTTCGGGAGACCTGGGTACCTCAGAGCCGTGGACGGGGTCACTCTCTCGGTGAGACGCGGTGAAACGCTCGGATTGGTGGGAGAATCCGGCTCGGGAAAATCCACGCTTGTGCTCACCGCTATGAAGCTACATGAACCTACCGGCGGGAGGATATTTCTGGATGACGTGGATGTAACTGAGATGAAGGAGAGGGAGTTCAAGAAGTTCAGGAGGAGGCTGGGTATCGTTTTCCAAGATCCTTACTCCTCGCTGAACCCCAGGAGCAGGGTCGGGGAGATCATCGCTAGACCAATGAGAGTCCACGGTTACGAGGAGGAGGAGATAAGGAGGAAGTTGCGAGAGGTCATAGAGGAGGTCGGGCTCTCCATCGAGCACTTAGGTAGGTATCCGCATCAGCTCAGCGGTGGTCAGCAGCAGAGGGTGGCTATAGCTAGGGCCATAGTGACGAAGCCCGATCTGGTTTTCCTGGACGAACCCACTTCCTCCTTGGACATCTCAGTCCAAGCCCAGATACTCAACCTCCTATTGGAGCTGCAGCAGCATTACGGGATGTCTTACGTCTTCGTGACTCATGACCTGCTTACTGTGAGGCATGTGAGCGATAGGATCGCGGTGATGTATGCTGGCAAGCTGGTAGAGTTAGCGAGAGCTGACAGCATATTTACGGAACCGAAGCATCCCTACACGGCCACGCTGATCCTCTCCCTGCCGGTTCCGGATCCCGCTATGAGATCCCAGAAGGAGGCCCTGATCAGGAGGGGTGTGAGGATCTCAGGGGAACCCCCAAACTTGCTGAGACCTCCTGAGGGCTGTAGGTTCCACCCCAGGTGCCCATTCGCAATCGATAAGTGCAAAAAGGAGGAACCTGAGCTTATAAGATTCGATGACCATTTGGTAGCTTGTCATAGGGCTGAGGAGTTACTCCTAACAGCTTAG
- a CDS encoding aminotransferase class V-fold PLP-dependent enzyme, giving the protein MREDLLSEFPALGRYVYLNTASIGLVPKRTIDAIREFSERLMTEGAAYLDEGAEESVFEGLRLRASELLGCSEDEVAVFSSVTEAINSIAWALRRGGRVLSTILEFPSVIYPWMRIGREKGWEMEIFEPEGFLIDEGELLSKIRGGLRAVCLSHVEFLTGQRLDLRAIAERAHEVGALMIVDGIQAAGCIPVDVKALDVDVYITGSYKWLLGPMGAAVAYIRRDLAEELEPGIVGWRSVRDMWALDTSGLSYAEAARRFEYGTSSYDAKVGLAKSLEYLLELGVNRIHDQDMRVSGKLLEELSNLARVSPITPAEGRGPIVTVRVDGVRPEDLLRSISGEGRSVVASVRRGFLRFSVHLYNDSDDVEELAERLSKAIRGLR; this is encoded by the coding sequence TTGAGGGAGGATCTCCTCTCGGAATTCCCAGCCTTAGGGAGGTACGTTTACCTGAACACAGCGAGCATAGGCCTGGTTCCCAAACGCACCATCGATGCCATCAGGGAGTTCTCGGAGAGGCTGATGACGGAGGGCGCAGCCTACCTGGATGAGGGGGCCGAGGAGAGTGTATTCGAGGGACTCAGGCTGAGGGCGTCCGAGCTCCTGGGATGCAGCGAGGACGAGGTGGCTGTGTTCAGCAGCGTGACGGAGGCCATCAACTCGATAGCTTGGGCCCTCAGGAGGGGAGGGAGGGTCCTATCGACAATCCTAGAGTTCCCCTCCGTCATCTACCCTTGGATGAGGATCGGAAGGGAGAAAGGATGGGAGATGGAGATCTTTGAGCCTGAAGGGTTCCTGATAGATGAGGGTGAGCTGCTCAGTAAGATTAGAGGAGGTTTAAGAGCAGTTTGCTTGAGCCACGTGGAGTTCCTAACCGGCCAGAGACTCGACCTGAGGGCGATTGCTGAGAGGGCTCATGAAGTGGGTGCCCTGATGATAGTGGATGGTATACAAGCGGCTGGCTGCATTCCCGTGGACGTGAAGGCTCTTGATGTGGATGTTTACATCACCGGGAGCTACAAGTGGCTCCTGGGCCCCATGGGGGCTGCCGTAGCTTACATAAGGAGGGATCTGGCGGAGGAACTCGAGCCCGGCATAGTTGGCTGGCGCTCCGTGAGGGACATGTGGGCCCTCGATACCTCCGGCCTCAGTTACGCAGAGGCGGCGAGAAGGTTTGAGTACGGCACCAGCTCCTACGATGCGAAGGTGGGCCTGGCCAAATCTCTGGAGTACCTGCTAGAGCTCGGGGTGAACCGCATCCATGATCAGGACATGAGGGTAAGCGGGAAGCTCCTGGAGGAGCTCTCGAATCTAGCTAGGGTGAGCCCGATCACGCCCGCGGAGGGTAGGGGTCCCATAGTGACGGTGAGGGTCGATGGGGTGAGGCCCGAGGACCTCCTGAGGAGTATCTCGGGGGAGGGTAGGAGCGTTGTGGCCAGCGTGAGGAGAGGGTTCCTCAGGTTCTCGGTTCACCTATACAACGATTCCGATGATGTGGAGGAGCTTGCTGAGAGACTATCTAAGGCGATCAGGGGGCTCAGGTGA
- a CDS encoding right-handed parallel beta-helix repeat-containing protein, whose amino-acid sequence MSGKLLLAMIILFAALHLIEVRADTYTVTTLEDRDDGSCDTDCTLREAINAAQSDCWNAIDTIVFDSSLVGTIYLSGQLPSLRCPMVLDGDGRITINGNRAIDYGLLIYAWDGASDPDIVLKGMIIEDFANAGIYIEPSGQVLVDGVEVRRSGVGVAIYSGSRGRVTLRGLSVHDNNWQGIYVVASSDPGETEIIVESSRVYGNAQGIWIDGSSKAVINVFIGDPLNSDSRNYVYGNSAEGIVLSGNVRNSVIAHNVVGSDGSSPRPNALGGITLANGVSNCRIINNEVAYNGYQNILLMGSGTEGNEIDGNYVHCDPTLQEPLCYVGIYLGGGASGNLVGSSLGNTVTGHRYEGIAVVGEADGNVISNNRVGSFNEDGSYNGNRNIGNGAGIAVINAAAPDIHYPFPVYARTSSADVPGPSNTLIQANKVAGNRGAGVILIRAVGFEASLNEVYENSFHGFYWVGSSGAAYSNTVHHNDGSGFRVEPYWGLNSPSAGATSPLTYDDDLLSSGIGIYNNYVEYNKGYGLLVIDNPWVGLDVVNDANHFWENEPLDAVKLWLGHIRVLDPRGNPLAGLRVDVFRGGDDGDDSPDYSCVTGADGRCGPPGFDYDDASTWFAFVEEELSGSVVRRYNPHGFAVAGVRVSALYSWNGLMDAGESGGSLESPPGSGAFRYQYAQLTYALRAGRAVTVEKCHVRAELNATGPRYPLSPGDPVNYTLKLIPSCDRALEIEAEMRIPEKLIPLGWHTAVGTVSYDDESRLLRWRGSICGNTTVLEVVTLISGDAELGDPILTRADLTCLSPNCLAYRSDDPATPGWEDHTLRTVSLVTLRTLPSRGFEVPFNLSPYGEFSLLVSGCGGWSLSLGYPLENGSVLSNPSGILSALPPRRLSSCEVKFTLVKPSSLSRPLLDSKLSQLIKEFSIRLEVIPEEIEPELKVEVRPRDPVLGKPLTVRLALVNPSGFDLNASLRIPLDGFKLLSVVHSTHGELRRIGKDLLWRLELPAGRSSSAQLTLIPEAEGEVSSTLRLIYSAGGPEYERTFELRLRVLKGDAGSSRVEEPPRDEDSGGSGFPTTSPSEEGGADEPKQGVETEPIGRFSSTEERYWRANEDLRVSYDPIFLLAVLILASVLAALTYSAAKR is encoded by the coding sequence ATGAGCGGGAAGCTGCTCCTGGCCATGATTATTCTGTTCGCTGCGCTTCACCTCATCGAGGTCCGCGCCGATACCTACACGGTGACCACCCTGGAGGATCGCGATGACGGTAGTTGCGATACCGATTGCACACTCAGGGAAGCCATAAACGCGGCTCAGTCGGATTGCTGGAATGCTATCGATACGATAGTCTTCGACAGCTCCTTAGTGGGAACGATATACTTAAGCGGACAACTTCCCTCCCTCCGGTGCCCCATGGTCTTGGACGGTGATGGTAGGATAACGATCAACGGAAATCGCGCCATTGACTATGGGCTCCTGATCTACGCTTGGGATGGCGCAAGTGACCCGGATATCGTCTTGAAGGGCATGATCATCGAGGATTTCGCGAATGCTGGAATCTACATAGAGCCGTCGGGCCAGGTCCTCGTCGATGGTGTTGAGGTGAGGCGTAGCGGAGTGGGCGTGGCCATTTACTCCGGATCGCGAGGCAGGGTGACGCTGAGGGGACTCTCCGTTCACGATAACAATTGGCAGGGGATTTACGTGGTCGCCTCCTCAGATCCCGGAGAGACGGAGATCATCGTGGAGAGCAGCAGAGTATACGGAAATGCTCAAGGCATCTGGATCGATGGGAGTAGTAAAGCCGTGATCAACGTCTTCATAGGCGATCCTTTAAACTCCGATTCACGTAATTACGTTTATGGGAACTCGGCAGAGGGAATAGTGCTTTCAGGTAACGTCCGTAACTCAGTGATAGCTCATAACGTGGTGGGGAGCGATGGCTCCTCCCCCCGACCCAACGCGCTGGGAGGAATAACGTTAGCGAACGGAGTGAGTAACTGCAGGATAATCAACAACGAGGTAGCTTACAACGGATATCAGAACATCCTGCTGATGGGAAGTGGAACTGAAGGGAATGAGATTGATGGTAATTACGTTCACTGCGATCCAACGCTTCAGGAACCTCTCTGCTACGTGGGGATCTACCTGGGAGGGGGGGCCTCGGGCAACCTCGTAGGTAGCTCCCTCGGTAACACGGTGACGGGCCACAGGTACGAGGGAATAGCCGTCGTGGGGGAGGCTGATGGCAACGTCATCTCGAACAACAGGGTGGGCTCGTTCAACGAGGATGGATCCTACAACGGGAATAGGAACATCGGGAACGGTGCTGGGATAGCGGTCATAAATGCTGCAGCCCCCGATATACACTACCCCTTCCCAGTTTACGCTAGGACGAGCTCAGCTGACGTTCCAGGACCCAGTAACACTCTTATACAGGCTAATAAGGTGGCCGGGAACAGGGGAGCCGGTGTGATACTGATAAGGGCTGTGGGCTTCGAGGCTTCCCTTAACGAGGTCTACGAGAACTCCTTCCACGGTTTCTACTGGGTCGGTTCATCGGGAGCAGCTTACTCCAACACGGTGCATCACAACGACGGCTCCGGCTTCAGGGTGGAGCCCTACTGGGGGTTGAACTCGCCATCGGCTGGAGCCACCAGCCCCTTAACCTATGACGACGACCTGCTGTCCTCGGGCATAGGGATCTACAATAACTACGTGGAGTACAATAAGGGCTATGGGCTTCTGGTGATCGATAACCCCTGGGTTGGCCTCGATGTGGTCAATGATGCCAATCACTTCTGGGAAAACGAGCCCCTAGATGCCGTGAAACTCTGGCTGGGTCACATCAGGGTGCTGGATCCTAGGGGCAACCCGTTGGCCGGCCTCAGGGTCGATGTTTTCAGGGGAGGCGATGATGGCGATGATTCACCCGACTACTCCTGCGTCACCGGGGCCGATGGGCGCTGTGGGCCCCCTGGCTTCGACTACGATGACGCCTCCACATGGTTCGCGTTCGTCGAGGAGGAGCTCAGCGGGTCCGTGGTGAGGAGGTACAACCCGCACGGCTTCGCCGTGGCGGGAGTTAGAGTGAGCGCTCTCTACTCCTGGAACGGTTTGATGGATGCCGGTGAATCAGGAGGCTCCTTAGAATCACCTCCCGGTTCAGGAGCCTTCAGGTATCAGTACGCTCAGCTCACTTACGCGCTGAGGGCCGGCAGGGCCGTCACCGTCGAGAAGTGCCACGTTAGGGCTGAGCTCAACGCTACCGGCCCTAGGTACCCCCTTTCCCCCGGGGATCCGGTCAACTACACCCTGAAGTTGATCCCGAGCTGTGATAGGGCATTGGAGATCGAAGCCGAGATGAGGATCCCCGAGAAGCTGATCCCGTTGGGCTGGCACACTGCAGTGGGAACTGTCTCTTACGATGACGAGAGCAGGCTGCTGAGGTGGAGAGGGAGCATCTGCGGGAACACCACCGTCCTCGAGGTGGTGACCCTCATATCGGGCGATGCTGAGCTCGGGGACCCGATCCTCACGAGGGCGGACCTGACCTGCCTCTCCCCCAACTGCCTCGCCTACCGCAGCGACGACCCCGCTACCCCCGGCTGGGAGGACCACACGCTTAGGACCGTATCGCTGGTGACCCTCCGAACCCTCCCGTCCCGTGGGTTCGAGGTGCCCTTCAACCTGTCCCCGTACGGGGAGTTTTCCCTCCTCGTCTCAGGGTGCGGTGGGTGGTCCTTGAGCTTAGGGTATCCCCTGGAGAACGGTTCCGTGCTCTCGAATCCCTCCGGGATCCTATCGGCTCTTCCCCCGAGGAGGCTATCCTCATGCGAGGTCAAGTTCACCCTGGTGAAACCGAGCAGTCTCTCGAGGCCCCTGCTAGACTCAAAGCTATCCCAGTTGATTAAGGAGTTCTCGATACGCCTCGAGGTGATCCCGGAGGAGATCGAGCCCGAGCTTAAGGTTGAAGTGAGACCCAGGGATCCGGTCCTCGGGAAGCCCCTCACTGTGAGACTGGCCCTAGTGAATCCCAGCGGCTTCGACCTCAACGCGTCCCTGAGGATTCCCTTGGATGGCTTCAAGCTCCTCTCGGTGGTTCACTCGACCCACGGGGAGCTCAGGAGGATCGGAAAGGACCTGCTCTGGAGGTTAGAGCTACCCGCCGGTAGGAGCTCGTCAGCCCAACTCACGCTGATCCCCGAGGCTGAGGGGGAGGTGAGCTCGACCCTGAGGCTCATCTACTCGGCCGGCGGCCCGGAGTACGAGAGGACCTTCGAGCTGCGATTGAGGGTATTGAAGGGGGATGCTGGTTCCTCCAGGGTCGAAGAACCACCTCGGGATGAGGATAGCGGGGGATCGGGCTTTCCGACGACCAGCCCCTCCGAGGAAGGGGGGGCCGATGAGCCCAAGCAGGGGGTCGAGACGGAGCCCATCGGACGCTTCTCAAGCACGGAGGAGCGTTATTGGAGGGCGAATGAGGACCTTAGAGTAAGTTACGATCCGATCTTCCTGCTGGCGGTACTGATCCTCGCGTCCGTCTTGGCTGCTCTCACGTACTCCGCTGCCAAGAGGTAA
- a CDS encoding class II glutamine amidotransferase has product MCRLLLLAGSDGASANRLLRAFSEASRCDPYLAELRGDERCLSHDDGWGYALIGYRGGKHLSKHYRSVSPVFEDTELGELTALLGGLDGFLLIAHSRKSSKGGAEVRNTHPFHYSYLGFELWIAHNGTVDDRRIAEERGWNYDGDLSDTHYLGRYVYESLSSSSVARAFSKASKFLKEGSAMNTVSLVSGDSFRAVVTCLYRAKNESYERYYRLFELREERLMGAVSSTIEYYAEDSRFSELQNGKGLTFEVRDEGGGEISLSREAFDIEDPEL; this is encoded by the coding sequence ATGTGCAGGCTCCTGCTGCTCGCGGGCTCCGATGGTGCTTCAGCCAACCGCCTCCTGCGTGCCTTCTCCGAGGCCAGCAGATGCGACCCTTACTTGGCTGAACTCAGAGGCGATGAACGTTGCCTGAGCCATGATGACGGATGGGGCTACGCTTTAATCGGATATAGGGGTGGGAAGCACCTCTCTAAGCACTACAGATCCGTCTCACCGGTCTTCGAGGATACGGAGCTGGGTGAGCTCACGGCCCTCCTGGGAGGGCTCGATGGCTTCCTCCTCATAGCTCACTCGAGGAAGTCGTCCAAGGGGGGAGCTGAGGTCAGGAACACGCACCCTTTCCACTACTCTTACCTCGGCTTCGAGCTCTGGATAGCCCACAACGGCACCGTCGACGATAGGAGGATAGCCGAGGAGCGTGGCTGGAACTACGATGGGGACCTTTCGGATACCCACTACCTGGGGAGGTACGTCTACGAGTCCTTAAGCTCTTCCTCAGTGGCTCGGGCCTTCAGCAAGGCCTCCAAGTTCCTGAAGGAGGGTAGCGCGATGAACACTGTGTCCCTGGTGAGCGGGGATAGCTTTAGGGCGGTGGTGACGTGCCTCTACCGTGCGAAGAACGAGAGTTACGAGAGGTACTACAGGCTCTTCGAACTCCGAGAGGAACGCTTGATGGGAGCGGTCTCCTCCACGATCGAGTATTACGCTGAGGACTCACGGTTCAGTGAGCTGCAGAACGGGAAGGGCCTCACCTTCGAGGTGAGGGATGAAGGTGGAGGGGAGATATCCCTCAGCAGGGAGGCATTCGACATCGAGGATCCAGAGCTTTAG
- a CDS encoding DUF3782 domain-containing protein: REDMTAGFRRHDEELAKLWSELAKLREDMTAGFRRHDEELAKLWSELAKLREDMTAGFRRHDEELAKLREDMMRGFELVERHIAALGARWGILSEEAFRQGLKGLLERSFNVKVESWKGYDSEGYVFRRPSEVELDVAITDEQVILVEISSHVRRSDIYNFKSKADFYTMKTGRVPSRLLVVTPFADEDAVKAAEELGIEVYTKV, translated from the coding sequence AGGGAGGACATGACGGCCGGCTTCAGGAGGCACGATGAGGAGCTGGCCAAGCTCTGGAGCGAGCTGGCCAAGCTTAGGGAGGACATGACGGCCGGCTTCAGGAGGCACGATGAGGAGCTGGCCAAGCTCTGGAGCGAGCTGGCCAAGCTTAGGGAGGACATGACGGCCGGCTTCAGGAGGCACGATGAGGAGCTGGCCAAGCTTAGGGAGGACATGATGAGAGGATTTGAGCTCGTTGAGAGGCATATAGCGGCCCTAGGGGCCAGGTGGGGTATACTGAGCGAGGAGGCATTCAGGCAGGGGCTGAAGGGTCTCCTGGAGAGGAGCTTCAACGTCAAGGTGGAGAGCTGGAAGGGTTACGATTCGGAGGGTTACGTATTCAGGAGGCCAAGCGAGGTGGAGTTGGACGTCGCGATAACAGACGAACAGGTGATACTGGTGGAGATATCTTCTCACGTGAGGAGGTCGGATATCTACAACTTCAAGAGCAAGGCCGATTTCTACACGATGAAGACCGGGAGGGTACCATCCAGGCTCCTGGTAGTGACTCCCTTCGCGGACGAGGATGCTGTCAAAGCGGCGGAGGAGCTGGGAATCGAGGTGTATACGAAGGTCTAA
- a CDS encoding peroxiredoxin encodes MIGVGSFAPDFTLPDQFGEEVTLYELRGKRILLSFHPLAWTSVCEEQVKELESLYPELEELGVVPLSVSVDPVPSKRAWARHMGVVKTALLSDFWPHGQVSRAYGLFDEKRGVSGRAVILIDEEGIVVYAKEYPLNEKPNMEDVMKFLRARS; translated from the coding sequence ATGATAGGCGTGGGTTCCTTCGCTCCCGATTTCACGCTCCCCGATCAGTTCGGTGAGGAGGTAACTCTTTACGAGCTTAGAGGTAAGAGGATCCTCCTTTCCTTTCATCCTCTCGCTTGGACGAGTGTTTGCGAGGAGCAGGTGAAGGAGCTTGAGTCCCTCTACCCAGAACTCGAGGAGCTGGGGGTGGTCCCGCTCAGCGTGAGCGTCGACCCCGTGCCAAGTAAGAGGGCCTGGGCCAGGCACATGGGCGTCGTCAAGACTGCCCTACTATCGGACTTCTGGCCGCACGGGCAGGTGTCGAGGGCCTACGGCCTCTTCGATGAGAAACGAGGGGTATCGGGGAGGGCCGTCATCCTGATCGATGAGGAAGGGATCGTGGTTTACGCTAAGGAGTACCCCCTGAATGAGAAACCGAACATGGAGGATGTAATGAAGTTCTTGAGGGCCAGGAGTTGA
- a CDS encoding CRISPR-associated ring nuclease: MATVIAPLGLSPPVVTEFVQWLELEGIDVRDVILIETSERDVLAGAKLVKVALQLRYPRLRVGEVLLDYPDVDNQERAFDFMEKLVELVGSLERKRVYLLISGGRKVMSVALALVSQFFPSEVYHVVARDVKIANMELERLRPRVLELYESEDPLSYYEADEDLKRLMFPPASEYDVIRLPTIPYPDQVLSEVKRALEGAKREEVGFNLVALLSEMGLIQVAGGRTVATQVGRRLLRILDRIV, translated from the coding sequence ATGGCCACCGTGATAGCTCCCCTAGGCCTCTCGCCTCCCGTGGTCACGGAGTTCGTCCAGTGGTTGGAGCTCGAGGGCATCGACGTTAGGGACGTCATCCTGATAGAGACCAGTGAGAGGGACGTGCTGGCCGGAGCGAAGCTGGTCAAGGTGGCTCTTCAACTCAGGTACCCGAGGCTGAGGGTGGGGGAGGTCCTGCTGGATTACCCCGACGTGGATAACCAGGAGAGGGCCTTCGACTTCATGGAGAAGTTGGTCGAGCTGGTAGGATCGCTCGAGCGCAAAAGGGTTTACCTCCTCATATCGGGCGGTAGGAAGGTCATGAGTGTCGCTCTAGCTTTGGTGAGCCAGTTCTTCCCCAGCGAGGTCTATCACGTGGTAGCGAGGGACGTCAAGATAGCCAACATGGAGTTGGAGAGGTTGAGGCCCAGGGTGCTCGAGCTTTACGAATCCGAGGATCCTCTCTCATATTACGAGGCTGATGAGGACCTTAAGAGGCTGATGTTCCCTCCTGCGAGTGAATACGACGTGATAAGGCTTCCTACAATCCCCTACCCGGACCAGGTCCTCTCAGAAGTTAAAAGAGCCCTAGAAGGGGCTAAGAGGGAGGAAGTAGGCTTCAACCTGGTCGCCTTGCTCTCGGAGATGGGGTTGATCCAAGTCGCAGGGGGGAGGACGGTCGCCACGCAGGTGGGTAGGAGGCTTCTGAGGATCCTGGATAGAATAGTCTGA
- a CDS encoding DUF973 family protein has translation MHSERLSDLREGLSDLRAGALLSLLANVILLVALLSSLSRLPMYPPTLGQPELLFLAFMVASASFMLLVVVAALVTSLVALFKFLRAAGHLKRFDAPKLGVGRIGVLLEIVGVVMALLGLIASMSLSMTSAPLTGSRYSSGSVGAVIGLVLALVVGAIGTVIGKILFSVMLMRLGEVEGLDSGFENSGILYLADTLVAFIALIASNLVSLLALILEIVAFILIYRCSENSLRSLAGALM, from the coding sequence GCGACTTGAGGGAGGGGCTCTCCGATCTGAGGGCAGGGGCCCTGCTATCTCTGTTAGCTAACGTCATACTGCTCGTCGCGCTTCTGTCGAGTCTGTCCCGGCTCCCGATGTACCCCCCGACGCTAGGGCAACCCGAGCTCCTCTTCCTGGCATTCATGGTGGCTTCGGCCTCATTTATGTTGTTAGTGGTGGTAGCAGCTTTAGTAACTTCCTTAGTCGCTCTCTTCAAGTTCCTTAGGGCCGCCGGTCACCTGAAGAGGTTCGACGCCCCTAAGCTGGGGGTGGGGAGGATAGGAGTCCTCCTGGAGATAGTGGGCGTTGTTATGGCCCTACTGGGCTTGATAGCCTCGATGTCCTTGTCCATGACCTCAGCTCCTCTGACCGGGTCCAGGTACTCGAGCGGCTCCGTGGGAGCGGTTATAGGTCTAGTGTTAGCTCTGGTGGTGGGAGCCATAGGGACCGTGATAGGTAAGATCCTCTTCTCAGTAATGTTAATGAGACTTGGGGAGGTCGAGGGCCTCGATAGCGGATTCGAAAACAGCGGAATCCTCTATCTAGCCGACACCTTAGTCGCCTTCATTGCCTTAATCGCCTCCAACTTGGTCTCCTTACTGGCTTTAATACTCGAAATAGTGGCTTTCATCCTGATCTACAGGTGCTCCGAGAATAGCCTGAGGTCCCTGGCCGGGGCCCTCATGTGA